One genomic region from Manis pentadactyla isolate mManPen7 chromosome 12, mManPen7.hap1, whole genome shotgun sequence encodes:
- the TAAR1 gene encoding trace amine-associated receptor 1, producing MMSFCHNRINISCVKSSWSNDVRASLYSLMVLIILTTLVGNLIVIISIAHFKQLHTPTNWLIYSMATVDFLLGCLVMPYSMVRSVEHCWYFGEAFCKIHTSTDIMLSSASIFHLSFISIDRYYAVCDPLRYKAKISILVIFVMIFISWSVPALFAFGMIFLELNFKGAEEIYCKHIHCIGGCSVFFSKSSGVLAFMTSFYVPGSIMLCIYYRIYFIAKGQARSINGVNQKLQIGLEEKNGSKERKAAKTLGVVIGVFLICWCPFFVCMVMDPFLGYNIPPTLNDALIWFGYLNSTFNPMVYAFFYPWFRRALKMILFGKIFKRGSSQCKLFLESNP from the coding sequence ATGATGTCTTTTTGCCACAATAGAATTAATATTTCCTGTGTGAAAAGCAGCTGGTCAAATGATGTCCGTGCTTCCCTGTACAGTTTAATGGTGCTCATAATTCTGACCACACTGGTCGGCAATCTGATAGTTATTATTTCCATAGCGCACTTCAAGCAACTTCATACCCCAACTAATTGGCTCATTTATTCCATGGCCACTGTGGACTTTCTGCTGGGGTGCCTGGTCATGCCTTATAGCATGGTGAGATCTGTGGAGCACTGCTGGTATTTTGGAGAAGCCTTCTGTAAAATTCACACCAGCACTGACATTATGCTGAGCTCAGCATCTATTTTCCACTTGTCTTTCATTTCCATTGACCGCTACTATGCTGTGTGTGACCCACTGAGATACAAAGCCAAGATCAGTATCTTGGTTATATTTGTGATGATCTTCATTAGTTGGAGTGTCCCTGCTCTTTTTGCATTTGGAATGATCTTTCTGGAGCTAAACTTCAAAGGAGCTGAAGAGATATATTGCAAACACATTCACTGCATAGGGGGTTGCTCTGTCTTCTTTAGTAAATCATCTGGGGTACTGGCCTTTATGACTTCTTTCTATGTACCTGGATCTATTATGTTGTGCATCTATTACAGAATATATTTTATAGCTAAAGGGCAGGCAAGATCAATTAATGGTGTGAATCAGAAGCTTCAGATTGGATTGGAAGAGAAAAAtggaagcaaagaaaggaaagctGCAAAGACACTAGGGGTTGTGATCGGAGTTTTCCTGATATGCTGGTGTCCTTTCTTTGTCTGCATGGTCATGGATCCTTTTCTGGGCTATAATATTCCACCCACCCTGAATGATGCTTTGATTTGGTTTGGCTACTTGAACTCTACTTTTAATCCTATGGTTTATGCATTCTTCTATCCCTGGTTCAGAAGAGCACTGAAGATGATTCTATTTGGTAAGATTTTCAAAAGAGGTTCATCTCAGTGTAAGTTATTTTTAGAATCAAATCCATAG